In Cotesia glomerata isolate CgM1 linkage group LG3, MPM_Cglom_v2.3, whole genome shotgun sequence, one genomic interval encodes:
- the LOC123260648 gene encoding RNA-binding protein 45 yields the protein MADHRERDSYYSQTDPRSKNDDPPNSRLFVICHKSLEEEDLRKSFDKFGKIEDIWVVKDRNTGENKGVTYIKFSKTSEAAFALEEMNGKMLGSIGRPIKVMIASNRDQGSVRETNEEERWVRLFCVLPKSMTDHELQQEFSKFGPIEYATVVKDRNTNESKGFGYVKFKKVSSAARAFEECDRKYKAVFAEPKKPKPDHSDSKYNNNGLSMQYDNMSNNFGSSSFGKSSIGLEIATNYPNQEGYTRLQVIAHPALNQDQLWKLFDIVPGLDYCQLKTDMRYRVPRGQATVVYSHPNAAAYAREKFHGFEYPPGHRMIVKPDMTGAPSQKSLKPGGSNISGLGPARTDLAHLAETIAQATSLIQAAGLTAPSLEHTMTMKLPPVQPMASIDADVEKRCFIVCGPPVPPIYAMKDAFCRFGNLIDVYMLPGKNCGYAKYASVESANRAIETLHGQEICGSRLKVLEAEERNVGDDRRKRLKMDEEQN from the exons ATGGCTGATCACAGAGAACGAGACTCATATTATTCGCAGACCGACCCGCGTTCAAAAAATGATGATCCACCAAATTCACGTTTGTTCGTTATCTGCCACAAAAGTTTGGAAGAGGAAGATCTCAGAAAATCATTTGACAAGTTCGGTAAAATTGAGGATATTTGGGTTGTTAAAGACCGCAATACGGGTGAAAAtaaag GCGTcacttatattaaattttcaaaaacatcTGAAGCGGCGTTTGCCTTGGAAGAAATGAATGGAAAAATGCTAGGATCCATTGGCCGTCCAATTAAAGTTATGATTGCATCTAA ccGCGATCAAGGATCCGTACGAGAAACAAATGAAGAAGAGAGATGGGTGAGATTATTCTGCGTTCTACCAAAGTCAATGACCGATCACGAATTACAACAGGAGTTTTCTAAATTTGGACCGATTGAGTATGCGACTGTTGTCAAGGATAGAAATACAAATGAATCCAAGGGATTCGGTTATGTcaagtttaaaaaagtatCAAGCGCGGCACGAGCATTTGAAGAGTGCGATCGTAAATACAAAGCAGTATTTGCCGAGCCAAAAAAACCTAAACCGGATCACTCTGATTCAAAGTACAACAACAATGGATTATCGATGCAGTACGACAATATGAGCAATAACTTCGGGTCATCTAGCTTTGGTAAAAGTAGTATCGGTCTGGAAATTGCAACCAATTATCCTAATCAAGAGGGTTACACTCGGCTGCAAGTGATCGCACACCCGGCGTTAAATCAAGACCAGCTTTGGAAGCTATTTGACATAGTGCCTGGTTTAGATTATTGTCAACTTAAGACAGATATGAGATATAGAGTACCACGCGGACAAGCGACCGTAGTTTACTCACATCCAAACGCTGCGGCTTATGCTCGCGAAAAGTTTCACGGGTTTGAGTATCCACCAGGTCACAGGATGATCGTTAAGCCGGACATGACTGGCGCACCATCACAGAAAAGTTTAAAACCTGGTGGATCTAATATTAGTGGACTGGGTCCAGCTAGAACAGACCTTGCTCATCTAGCGGAAACAATTGCCCAAGCTACATCGTTAATTCAAGCAGCTGGACTAACGGCACCAA gTTTGGAGCATACAATGACTATGAAATTACCACCAGTGCAGCCAATGGCAAGTATAGACGCAGATGTTGAAAAAAGGTGTTTCATTGTTTGTGGACCACCAGTGCCTCCAATTTATGCGATGAAAGATGCATTTTGTAGATTTGGAAATCTTATTGATGTTTATATGTTGCCTGGTAAAAATTGTGGCTATGCAAAGTACGCAAGTGTTGAGAGTGCAAATCGCGCTATTGAG ACACTGCACGGACAAGAGATATGTGGTTCTCGTTTGAAGGTGTTAGAGGCTGAAGAACGTAACGTTGGTGATGATCGCCGAAAACGTTTGAAAATGGATGAGGAACAGAATTAA
- the LOC123260645 gene encoding protein suppressor of forked isoform X2, with amino-acid sequence MTEEKMEFDWGNEKLQRAQKTVDESPYDLEAWSILIREAQNRPITEVRPVFEKLVTIFPSAGRYWKIYIEQEIKMRNYEKVEKLFQRCLMKILNIELWKLYLSYVKETKASLATYKEKMAQAYDFALDKIGMDIHSYSIWNDYVTFLKSVEAVGSYAENQKISAVRKVYQRGVVNPMINMEQLWKDYMAFEQNINPIIAEKMAMERSRDYMNARRVAKELEANTRGLNRSAPSVPPTGHPEELKQVELWKKYIAWERSNPLRTEDTSLVARRVMFAIEQCLLCLGHHPAVWHQAAHFLELSSKILTEKGDVNAAKNLSDEAATMFERATNTLLAKNMLLYFAHADFEEGRVKYEKVHQIYQKYLDIPDIDPTLAYVQYMKFARRAEGIKSARTVFKRAREDPRSRHHVYVAAALMEYYCTKDKNIAFRIFELGLKKFADNPDYILCYIDYLSHLNEDNNTRVLFERVLSSGSLEPEKSVDIWNRFLEFESNIGDLASIVKVEKRRSAVLEKLKEFEGKETAQLVDRYKFLDLYPCSTMELKSIGYHVGNLGRNNIGGSLQRSQDNEEVIAALPRPDISQMIPFKPKVHAVPGEHPVPGGAFPLPPAAAQLCTLLPPPGCFRGPFVAVDLLMDVFSRIQLPEQAPLPVADNGCDTKLFDLAKSVHWIVDESNDGLGISTKRRRTRIGADDSEDEDLPPPPANDIYRQRQQKRVK; translated from the exons ATGACTGAGGAAAAAATGGAATTT GATTGGGGTAATGAAAAATTGCAACGAGCACAAAAAACGGTCGACGAGAGCCCGTATGATTTGGAAGCGTGGAGTATTTTGATAAGGGAAGCACAAAATAGGCCTATCACCGAGGTTAGACCGGTATTCGAAAAACTCGTGACTATTTTTCCATCTGCTGGACGATActggaaaatttatattgaacaagag atAAAAATGCGCAACTATGAGAAAGTAGAAAAG TTGTTCCAAAGATGCCTAATGAAAATCTTGAATATAGAATTATGGAAGTTATATCTTTCTTACGTTAAAGAAACTAAAGCGAGTCTTGCTACGTAtaa aGAAAAAATGGCACAGGCGTACGACTTTGCATTGGATAAAATCGGTATGGATATTCATTCATACAGTATTTGGAATGACTATGTCACATTTCTTAAAAGTGTTGAAGCAGTTGGTTCCTATGcagaaaatcaaaaaatcagCGCTGTTCGTAAG gtGTACCAACGAGGAGTTGTTAATCCAATGATAAACATGGAGCAATTATGGAAAGACTACATGGCGTTtgaacaaaatataaacccGATTATTGCTGAGAAAATGGCTATGGAGAGATCAAGGGATTATATGAACGCCAGGCGCGTTGCTAAGGAACTTGAAGCGAATACTCGTGGATTAAATCGCAGCGCACCAAGTGTCCCACCTACTGGACATCCTGAAGAACTTAAGCAG GTTGAATTATGGAAAAAATACATCGCATGGGAACGCAGCAATCCTTTGAGGACCGAGGACACATCACTTGTAGCTAGACGAGTAATGTTTGCTATCGAGCAGTGTTTACTGTGTCTGGGTCACCATCCAGCAGTCTGGCATCAAGCGGCCCATTTTCTCGAGTTGAGTTCGAAAATCCTGACGGAAAAAGGCGACGTCAATGCTGCTAAAAACTTGAGCGATGAAGCTGCCACAATGTTTGAACGCGCTACCAATACTTTGCTAGCTAAAAATATGCTGCTGTACTTTGCTCACGCGGACTTTGAAGAAGGACGGGTTAAATATGAAAAAGTACACCAGATTTACCAAAAGTACCTTGATATCCCAGATATTGATCCGACACTA GCTTATGTACAGTACATGAAATTCGCTAGAAGAGCTGAAGGAATTAAATCTGCTAGAACAGTATTCAAACGCGCACGTGAAGATCCACGGTCGCGTCATCATGTTTATGTCGCGGCAGCGCTGATGGAATACTATTGCACTAAGGATAAGAATATTgcatttagaatttttgaattaggCTTAAAGAAGTTTGCTGATAATCCCGACTATATTTTGTGCTACATCGATTATTTGTCGCACTTAAATG agGATAATAATACTCGTGTATTATTTGAAAGGGTTTTATCATCTGGTAGTTTAGAACCTGAAAAATCAGt tgATATTTGGAATCGTTTTTTGGAATTCGAATCAAATATTGGTGACTTGGCGAGTATCGTTAAGGTTGAAAAACGTCGAAGCGCAGTGTTAGAAAAg ttaaaagaATTTGAAGGCAAAGAAACAGCTCAATTAGTTGacagatataaatttttggacCTTTATCCATGCTCGACGATGGAACTAAAATCTATCGGATACCACGTCGGAAATTTGGGTAGAAATAATATCGGAGGCTCGTTACAGAGGTCACAAGACAACGAAGAAGTTATAGCTGCGTTACCTCGCCCAGATATATCACAAATGATACCCTTTAAACCAAAAGTTCATGCAGTACCCGGTGAACACCCAGTTCCAG gtGGCGCATTTCCATTACCACCAGCTGCCGCTCAACTGTGCACGTTACTTCCGCCACCGGGTTGCTTTCGCGGGCCTTTTGTCGCAGTCGACCTTCTTATGGACGTCTTTAGTCGTATACAACTACCTGAAcaag CTCCACTGCCAGTTGCAGACAATGGATGTGatacaaaattatttgatcTCGCAAAATCCGTACACTGGATCGTAGACGAAAGCAATGACGGTCTCGGAATTTCGACTAAAAGACGACGAACACGCATAGGTGCTGATGACAGTGAAGATGAAGACTTACCACCGCCGCCTGCTAATGACATTTATCGTCAGAGGCAACAAAAACGTGTTAAATAA
- the LOC123260645 gene encoding protein suppressor of forked isoform X1, whose product MTEEKMEFNMSLKDWGNEKLQRAQKTVDESPYDLEAWSILIREAQNRPITEVRPVFEKLVTIFPSAGRYWKIYIEQEIKMRNYEKVEKLFQRCLMKILNIELWKLYLSYVKETKASLATYKEKMAQAYDFALDKIGMDIHSYSIWNDYVTFLKSVEAVGSYAENQKISAVRKVYQRGVVNPMINMEQLWKDYMAFEQNINPIIAEKMAMERSRDYMNARRVAKELEANTRGLNRSAPSVPPTGHPEELKQVELWKKYIAWERSNPLRTEDTSLVARRVMFAIEQCLLCLGHHPAVWHQAAHFLELSSKILTEKGDVNAAKNLSDEAATMFERATNTLLAKNMLLYFAHADFEEGRVKYEKVHQIYQKYLDIPDIDPTLAYVQYMKFARRAEGIKSARTVFKRAREDPRSRHHVYVAAALMEYYCTKDKNIAFRIFELGLKKFADNPDYILCYIDYLSHLNEDNNTRVLFERVLSSGSLEPEKSVDIWNRFLEFESNIGDLASIVKVEKRRSAVLEKLKEFEGKETAQLVDRYKFLDLYPCSTMELKSIGYHVGNLGRNNIGGSLQRSQDNEEVIAALPRPDISQMIPFKPKVHAVPGEHPVPGGAFPLPPAAAQLCTLLPPPGCFRGPFVAVDLLMDVFSRIQLPEQAPLPVADNGCDTKLFDLAKSVHWIVDESNDGLGISTKRRRTRIGADDSEDEDLPPPPANDIYRQRQQKRVK is encoded by the exons ATGACTGAGGAAAAAATGGAATTT AACATGTCCTTGAAGGATTGGGGTAATGAAAAATTGCAACGAGCACAAAAAACGGTCGACGAGAGCCCGTATGATTTGGAAGCGTGGAGTATTTTGATAAGGGAAGCACAAAATAGGCCTATCACCGAGGTTAGACCGGTATTCGAAAAACTCGTGACTATTTTTCCATCTGCTGGACGATActggaaaatttatattgaacaagag atAAAAATGCGCAACTATGAGAAAGTAGAAAAG TTGTTCCAAAGATGCCTAATGAAAATCTTGAATATAGAATTATGGAAGTTATATCTTTCTTACGTTAAAGAAACTAAAGCGAGTCTTGCTACGTAtaa aGAAAAAATGGCACAGGCGTACGACTTTGCATTGGATAAAATCGGTATGGATATTCATTCATACAGTATTTGGAATGACTATGTCACATTTCTTAAAAGTGTTGAAGCAGTTGGTTCCTATGcagaaaatcaaaaaatcagCGCTGTTCGTAAG gtGTACCAACGAGGAGTTGTTAATCCAATGATAAACATGGAGCAATTATGGAAAGACTACATGGCGTTtgaacaaaatataaacccGATTATTGCTGAGAAAATGGCTATGGAGAGATCAAGGGATTATATGAACGCCAGGCGCGTTGCTAAGGAACTTGAAGCGAATACTCGTGGATTAAATCGCAGCGCACCAAGTGTCCCACCTACTGGACATCCTGAAGAACTTAAGCAG GTTGAATTATGGAAAAAATACATCGCATGGGAACGCAGCAATCCTTTGAGGACCGAGGACACATCACTTGTAGCTAGACGAGTAATGTTTGCTATCGAGCAGTGTTTACTGTGTCTGGGTCACCATCCAGCAGTCTGGCATCAAGCGGCCCATTTTCTCGAGTTGAGTTCGAAAATCCTGACGGAAAAAGGCGACGTCAATGCTGCTAAAAACTTGAGCGATGAAGCTGCCACAATGTTTGAACGCGCTACCAATACTTTGCTAGCTAAAAATATGCTGCTGTACTTTGCTCACGCGGACTTTGAAGAAGGACGGGTTAAATATGAAAAAGTACACCAGATTTACCAAAAGTACCTTGATATCCCAGATATTGATCCGACACTA GCTTATGTACAGTACATGAAATTCGCTAGAAGAGCTGAAGGAATTAAATCTGCTAGAACAGTATTCAAACGCGCACGTGAAGATCCACGGTCGCGTCATCATGTTTATGTCGCGGCAGCGCTGATGGAATACTATTGCACTAAGGATAAGAATATTgcatttagaatttttgaattaggCTTAAAGAAGTTTGCTGATAATCCCGACTATATTTTGTGCTACATCGATTATTTGTCGCACTTAAATG agGATAATAATACTCGTGTATTATTTGAAAGGGTTTTATCATCTGGTAGTTTAGAACCTGAAAAATCAGt tgATATTTGGAATCGTTTTTTGGAATTCGAATCAAATATTGGTGACTTGGCGAGTATCGTTAAGGTTGAAAAACGTCGAAGCGCAGTGTTAGAAAAg ttaaaagaATTTGAAGGCAAAGAAACAGCTCAATTAGTTGacagatataaatttttggacCTTTATCCATGCTCGACGATGGAACTAAAATCTATCGGATACCACGTCGGAAATTTGGGTAGAAATAATATCGGAGGCTCGTTACAGAGGTCACAAGACAACGAAGAAGTTATAGCTGCGTTACCTCGCCCAGATATATCACAAATGATACCCTTTAAACCAAAAGTTCATGCAGTACCCGGTGAACACCCAGTTCCAG gtGGCGCATTTCCATTACCACCAGCTGCCGCTCAACTGTGCACGTTACTTCCGCCACCGGGTTGCTTTCGCGGGCCTTTTGTCGCAGTCGACCTTCTTATGGACGTCTTTAGTCGTATACAACTACCTGAAcaag CTCCACTGCCAGTTGCAGACAATGGATGTGatacaaaattatttgatcTCGCAAAATCCGTACACTGGATCGTAGACGAAAGCAATGACGGTCTCGGAATTTCGACTAAAAGACGACGAACACGCATAGGTGCTGATGACAGTGAAGATGAAGACTTACCACCGCCGCCTGCTAATGACATTTATCGTCAGAGGCAACAAAAACGTGTTAAATAA
- the LOC123260649 gene encoding uncharacterized protein LOC123260649, with product MLKSLWIGIAFALIAVSAEPAIDNEEIAGDNFVEDAVVEDENNNYNGKDDFKNVDTNIPGFDKGLPTPEEFLEMLESMNLSDEEKANLQDAIMNNANMDQILGRAPSAGKPFFSQLVVLLGLLSIVAVIFVFFGYKLYKSLIDKERKREMKKKLKEMKKKK from the exons ATGCTAAAGTCACTCTGGATTGGAATTGCATTTGCTTTAATCGCGGTTTCCGCGGAGCCTGCAATTGACAATGAAGAAATTGCCGGTGACAATTTTGTCGAAGACGCTGTTGTTgaagatgaaaataataattataatggtaAAGATGATTTTAAAAACGTAGACACAAACATTCCGGGATTTGATAAGGGATTACCTACACCCGAAGAATTCTTAGAGATGCTCGAGTCGATGAATTTGTCGGATGAAGAAAAAGCTAATTTGCAAGATGCTATTATGAATAACGCAAATATGGATCAAATACTTGGACGCGCACCATCTGCTGGGAAACCTTTCTTCTCTCAACTGGTTGTGTTGCTCGGGTTATTGAGTATTGTTGCTGTTATTTTTG TCTTCTTTGGGTATAAACTATACAAGAGTTTGATCGACAAGGAACGGAAACGAGAAatgaagaagaaattaaaagaaatgaagaaaaaaaaataa